The Synechocystis sp. PCC 7509 genome includes a window with the following:
- a CDS encoding ATP-binding protein: MTNQNTSIVTSIDNLILQSTNPFDNYRSVNFWRSQQQAEPVVESIHTETISTVTDTLAQVAGDRTTRTLLLEGDPGSGKTYLLGRLKKTLNDKAFFAYISPFPQSNRIWWHILRYTVDSLVQIPAGQKDSQLMLWLKSLSVFTKRTLKERLMQDNFWEGLTSDRQKFIKYLKKNYHNAAIYNPDSFFGVLHDLINPKKYDLACEWLRGDDLSEESLKELGVKSSINTEEAACETLANFGRIATETQPIVLCFDQLESIARLANGFPDLQTLFSAATKIHDDYQNFLVIISITTDTWRQNETYVDQSHKDRIDIKTRLKPITLTDAKSILLTRLHFLHSQANPLPASNIYPINQQYLLEQFPRGKTNPREVLIFGREVIQAYKEWLVAGGIGTFKPVVQDKGDRSKLVASFKLKWIDELTKAQKQVTKLNQQSSPELIQMLQEALSVLEMEDIKSPFLKATKFANYSLSYKLPGKYETLGIVWTEDQNMTTFFHVMEACKKAIDRKSCQILYLIRDSKLGNSNNKGYKVYTQIFNGFHHRQIQPKIASVHSLVAYYELVKDAREGDLIIGNEAINLKKLKEITLESKVLEECYLLEQLQGRNIKTSPPLTPVKELLLNTVATQSFLGRQTLIKNATDYFPNVEETQINQLIEELCQEGRVQIVDPHAKPKSQLICLVVASK; this comes from the coding sequence ATGACTAATCAAAATACCTCAATTGTGACATCCATTGATAACCTGATTTTACAAAGCACTAATCCCTTCGATAATTATCGTTCGGTTAATTTTTGGCGCAGTCAACAACAAGCTGAACCTGTAGTAGAGTCTATTCATACAGAAACGATTTCTACAGTAACAGATACTCTTGCTCAAGTTGCTGGCGATCGCACTACTAGGACATTGTTGCTAGAAGGCGATCCAGGTTCAGGTAAAACTTATTTACTAGGACGATTAAAGAAAACTCTTAACGACAAAGCTTTTTTTGCTTATATTAGCCCGTTTCCGCAAAGTAATCGCATTTGGTGGCATATTTTACGCTATACCGTAGATAGTTTAGTCCAAATCCCCGCAGGACAAAAAGATTCGCAATTGATGCTATGGCTAAAAAGCTTATCTGTGTTTACCAAACGCACTTTAAAAGAGCGATTGATGCAAGATAACTTTTGGGAAGGGTTGACAAGCGATCGCCAAAAGTTTATTAAATATCTGAAAAAAAATTATCACAATGCAGCTATTTATAATCCAGATAGTTTTTTTGGGGTACTCCATGATTTAATCAATCCTAAAAAGTATGATTTAGCTTGCGAATGGCTGCGCGGCGACGATTTGAGCGAAGAATCTTTAAAGGAATTAGGGGTAAAAAGTTCTATCAATACCGAAGAAGCAGCTTGTGAGACTTTAGCCAATTTTGGCAGAATTGCTACTGAAACCCAGCCAATTGTCTTATGTTTCGATCAACTAGAAAGTATTGCTCGTTTAGCTAATGGGTTTCCCGATTTACAAACTTTATTTAGTGCTGCGACAAAAATTCATGATGACTATCAAAACTTTTTAGTAATTATCAGCATTACTACAGATACTTGGCGACAAAATGAAACTTATGTAGATCAGTCGCACAAAGATCGCATTGATATCAAAACTCGTTTAAAACCGATTACGTTAACTGACGCAAAATCTATTTTATTAACTCGCTTACACTTTTTACATTCTCAAGCAAACCCGCTACCAGCTTCTAATATTTATCCTATAAATCAGCAATATTTGTTAGAACAATTTCCGCGCGGAAAGACTAACCCCAGAGAAGTTTTAATTTTTGGACGAGAGGTAATACAAGCATACAAAGAATGGCTAGTTGCTGGCGGTATAGGTACATTTAAGCCTGTAGTACAAGATAAAGGCGATCGCTCAAAATTGGTAGCGAGTTTTAAGTTGAAATGGATTGATGAATTAACTAAAGCTCAAAAGCAAGTAACTAAACTAAATCAGCAATCATCGCCAGAACTGATCCAAATGTTGCAAGAAGCCTTAAGTGTTTTAGAAATGGAAGATATAAAATCACCATTTTTAAAAGCAACAAAATTTGCTAATTATTCTCTTAGTTACAAATTACCTGGAAAATATGAAACTTTAGGTATTGTATGGACAGAAGACCAAAACATGACTACCTTTTTTCATGTCATGGAAGCTTGCAAAAAAGCTATTGATCGTAAATCATGCCAAATTTTATATTTGATTCGCGATTCAAAATTAGGTAATTCAAATAATAAAGGGTATAAAGTTTATACACAAATATTTAACGGTTTTCATCATCGGCAAATTCAGCCAAAAATTGCATCAGTACATAGCTTAGTGGCTTACTATGAATTAGTCAAAGATGCGCGAGAGGGAGATTTAATTATTGGGAATGAAGCTATTAATCTCAAAAAACTTAAAGAAATTACCCTTGAGTCAAAAGTATTAGAAGAATGTTATTTATTAGAACAACTGCAAGGTAGAAATATAAAAACTTCACCACCTCTAACACCTGTTAAAGAATTACTTTTAAATACTGTAGCAACACAATCATTTTTAGGAAGACAAACATTGATTAAAAATGCGACTGATTATTTTCCCAATGTAGAAGAAACACAAATAAATCAGCTAATAGAAGAATTATGTCAAGAAGGTAG